In the genome of Pseudomonas sp. HS6, one region contains:
- the copC gene encoding copper homeostasis periplasmic binding protein CopC, with protein sequence MRMIKTTFILATGLLLSSLAQAHPKLLSSTPAEGADGAPPEKIELHFSENLMTQFSGAKLVMTEMPGMAHSPMPMKAKVSAGSDPKTMLVTPLSPLPAGTYKVEWRAVSSDTHPITGNVTFKVK encoded by the coding sequence ATGCGCATGATCAAAACAACCTTCATCCTGGCCACCGGATTGCTCTTGAGCTCCCTGGCCCAGGCCCACCCGAAACTGCTGTCGTCGACCCCGGCCGAAGGCGCGGACGGCGCGCCGCCGGAGAAAATCGAACTGCATTTTTCCGAGAACCTGATGACCCAGTTCTCCGGCGCCAAACTGGTCATGACCGAAATGCCCGGCATGGCCCACTCGCCGATGCCGATGAAGGCCAAAGTCAGCGCTGGCAGCGACCCGAAAACCATGCTCGTCACCCCGCTCTCGCCTTTGCCGGCCGGCACCTACAAGGTCGAGTGGCGTGCGGTGTCATCAGACACTCACCCGATTACCGGCAACGTCACGTTTAAAGTGAAATGA
- the copD gene encoding copper homeostasis membrane protein CopD, which produces MADLINILLRMALYVDLLLLFGVALFGLYSVGATLRFRPMLRGMALSGALLSVAGLVLMTRAMSGETEFAALWPHLQMMLHETDVGLAWAVRMVALIVVMIWPGVWLASIAGALALASLAWSGHGTMDDAWHLLSDILHLLAAGAWMGAMLALILMSQLDALFNEVRIRSLADAVKRFECVGAAIVIILSVTGVVNYLFIVGPKLGDVLLGSYGILLALKVVLFAGMLVLAALNRFHLGPLLGQSLREGQYQVAANALRRSVLFELVIALLIVGLVAWLGTLGPDAG; this is translated from the coding sequence ATGGCCGACCTGATCAACATCCTGCTGCGGATGGCGTTGTACGTGGATTTGCTGCTGTTGTTCGGGGTGGCGTTGTTTGGGTTGTACAGCGTTGGCGCGACGCTGCGCTTTCGGCCGATGCTGCGCGGGATGGCGTTGAGCGGGGCATTGCTGTCAGTGGCGGGACTGGTGCTGATGACCCGCGCCATGAGTGGCGAAACGGAATTCGCGGCGCTGTGGCCGCACCTGCAAATGATGCTGCACGAGACCGATGTCGGCTTGGCGTGGGCGGTGCGGATGGTTGCGCTAATCGTCGTGATGATCTGGCCGGGTGTGTGGCTGGCGTCGATAGCCGGTGCACTCGCCCTCGCCTCTCTGGCCTGGAGCGGGCACGGGACGATGGATGACGCCTGGCATCTGCTCAGCGACATCCTGCACCTGCTCGCTGCGGGGGCGTGGATGGGCGCCATGTTGGCGTTGATCTTGATGTCGCAGCTCGACGCGCTGTTCAACGAAGTGCGTATTCGTTCGCTGGCCGATGCCGTCAAACGTTTCGAATGCGTGGGCGCGGCGATTGTGATCATCCTCTCGGTGACCGGTGTGGTGAACTACCTGTTCATCGTCGGCCCGAAGTTGGGCGACGTCTTGCTCGGCTCTTACGGGATTTTGCTGGCGCTCAAGGTTGTGCTGTTCGCCGGCATGCTGGTTTTAGCGGCGTTGAACCGCTTTCACCTCGGCCCGTTGCTGGGGCAATCGTTGCGCGAAGGCCAGTATCAAGTGGCAGCCAATGCTCTACGCCGCAGCGTGCTATTTGAGCTGGTCATTGCGCTGTTGATTGTGGGGTTGGTGGCGTGGCTGGGAACGCTTGGGCCGGACGCGGGGTGA
- a CDS encoding transporter substrate-binding domain-containing protein: MTIQKSTMIFCGLLALVGTAHAQEPVSHLDTIQQQGQLRVCTTGDYKPYTFKREDGGFEGIDIAMAQSLADSLGVKIEWVQTTWKTLMPDMQAGKCDIGMGGISVTLERQKKAYFSNTLDVDGKIPLVRCADQSKYQTIEQINQPNVRLVEPAGGTNEAFVHAFLPKAQLALHDNVTIFEQLLDNKADVMITDASEARYQQKQKPGLCAVNPEQFMQYGEKAYLLPRDDMSWKLYVDQWLHLSKVTGKYQKVIGEWLAGPQ, encoded by the coding sequence ATGACAATTCAAAAAAGCACGATGATCTTCTGCGGTTTGCTGGCGCTGGTCGGCACCGCCCATGCACAAGAGCCAGTCTCACACCTGGACACCATCCAGCAACAAGGCCAGTTGCGCGTCTGCACCACCGGCGACTACAAGCCCTACACCTTCAAACGCGAAGACGGCGGTTTCGAAGGCATCGACATCGCCATGGCGCAATCCCTGGCCGACAGCCTCGGGGTCAAGATCGAGTGGGTGCAGACCACCTGGAAAACCCTGATGCCGGACATGCAGGCCGGCAAATGCGACATCGGTATGGGCGGGATTTCGGTGACGCTGGAACGGCAGAAAAAGGCCTACTTCAGCAACACCCTCGACGTCGACGGCAAAATCCCGCTGGTGCGTTGCGCCGACCAGTCCAAGTACCAGACCATCGAGCAGATCAACCAGCCGAACGTGCGCCTGGTCGAACCCGCCGGCGGCACCAACGAAGCCTTCGTCCACGCCTTCCTGCCCAAGGCGCAACTGGCCTTGCATGACAACGTGACGATCTTCGAACAACTGCTCGACAACAAGGCTGACGTGATGATCACCGACGCTTCCGAAGCGCGGTATCAGCAGAAACAGAAACCCGGTTTGTGCGCGGTCAACCCGGAGCAGTTCATGCAGTACGGGGAAAAGGCCTATTTGCTGCCGCGTGATGACATGAGCTGGAAGCTGTATGTCGATCAGTGGTTGCACCTGAGCAAGGTGACCGGGAAATATCAGAAGGTTATTGGGGAATGGCTGGCTGGGCCGCAGTGA
- the pseH gene encoding UDP-4-amino-4,6-dideoxy-N-acetyl-beta-L-altrosamine N-acetyltransferase — MQFVPLTEANPAIQAHVRTLRNQEDVRKFMYTSHEISDQEHANWLTSLKGNSRQQVFVVLKEERAVGVVSLNAINTVQKTADWAFYLDVQLQGKGLGSVVEFWMLNYAFAEAGLEKLNCEVLASNPAVVKMHQKFGFELEGVRRQNILKDGERIDVVLLGITKDEWLAKRPTLQRVVERIGAI, encoded by the coding sequence ATGCAGTTTGTCCCCCTCACCGAGGCCAACCCCGCCATCCAGGCCCACGTCCGCACCCTTCGAAACCAGGAAGACGTGCGCAAGTTCATGTACACCTCCCACGAAATCAGCGACCAGGAACATGCAAACTGGCTGACGTCCCTCAAAGGCAATTCGCGCCAGCAAGTGTTTGTCGTGCTCAAGGAAGAGCGCGCGGTTGGCGTTGTTTCACTCAATGCAATCAACACCGTACAGAAGACGGCTGATTGGGCGTTTTACCTCGACGTTCAACTACAAGGCAAAGGCCTGGGCAGCGTGGTCGAGTTCTGGATGCTGAATTACGCATTTGCTGAAGCGGGACTGGAAAAGCTCAATTGCGAAGTGCTGGCGAGCAATCCGGCGGTGGTGAAAATGCATCAGAAGTTCGGATTTGAGCTGGAGGGCGTCAGACGACAGAACATCCTCAAGGACGGCGAGCGGATTGACGTGGTGTTACTGGGGATCACCAAGGATGAGTGGCTGGCCAAGCGACCGACTTTGCAGCGGGTTGTCGAGCGCATCGGCGCGATCTAG